In candidate division KSB1 bacterium, the DNA window AATGATAAGATTCTTTAGAAGAATTCGACTACAACTCATTAACGAAAATAATACAGGAAATTATTTAAAATATGCCATTGGTGAAATCGTGCTAGTTGTAATCGGGATATTGATTGCCTTGCAGATTAACAATTGGAATGAGAACCGAAAAAATTCCGTGGCACAAATTGAAATGCTTTCAAACCTGAAAGAAGAATTTTTAAAGAATCAAGAAACACTAAATAATGAAATATCCAATCATTTGTTTGTGGCTACACAAACCAGGGCATTATCCGAATTGATTGGCCCGGAAGCAAAAGGTGTAAAGCCATCGGTATTTAATGCTATGATATTAGGGATGTGTTATTTACCGCAATACTACCCTTCCGAGGGGGTAATCAATTCTATTATGGCATCTGAACAATTATCTTTAATTAAAAATAATGAATTAAAATATCTAATAACAACTTGGCCAGGCAGATACCAGGCATACTCCTTTAACATAAAAATAAACTATGATTATTATATGAATCATATATACAGATTTCTTAGCAAGAATTACCCATTGAAAAACATGGAAGTTTATTCGGTATTTACTGACATAGGAGATGTGGGCCCAAGTAGGTTTAGTGTAGATCAGGAAACAATGATTTCAAATCCGGAATTCGAAAATCACGTGGAAATGCGGAGACTCAATGCAGACGTTTTACTCACAAGCGCAAAATCGCTATATGAGTTTCAGGAGCAATTATTGGCAATAATCGAAATTGAACTAAGTAACCCTACAAAATAATAACATATAAACGCTCCCTCGTCCAATTTGAAACGAGGTTAAATGGATCAATCTTCTTGCCGACTACAAAAAAAATTAACAAGAAAGGAGATGGAAAATGTATTCTCAAGAATGGCATACGGGTCCGCATCCGGCGGTTCACACCGTTGGATAATCTCAACGTCTGGACCCTTTCAATAGAGAGGTTTGACATACCCGATGAACGCAAGAGAATATATGAATAGTACTCAAGAATCATTCATCTCAAGATTTTTTAAGCTTGAATCTGCGAGCGGCATAATCCTCATGTTCGCTGCTGTGCTTGCTCTTGTGTGCGCAAATACACCTTTGCAATCATACTATGCATTGTTTCTTGATACCCCGGTAGAAATTCGTATAGGCGCTTTAGAAATCGCGAAGCCATTATTGCTCTGGATCAACGACGGATTGATGGCTATATTTTTTTTTCTCGTCGGTCTGGAGTTGAAAAGGGAGCTTATTGAAGGCGAGCTTTCGGATAAACGAAATATTATCCTACCCGGTGTAGGGGCGATTGGCGGCATGGTGGCTCCGGCATTTATTTATATTTATTTCAACACTGGTGATACTGCAGCTATGGCAGGCTGGGCCATCCCGGCAGCAACTGATATTGCTTTCGCTTTGGGCGTATTATCCTTGCTGGGTTCCAGAGTGCCTACTGCCATAAAGATATTCCTCACCTCATTGGCAATATTTGACGACATTGGTGCAATTATAATCATTGCTGTTTTCTACACAGCAAAAATTTCGCTGACCGCACTCGTAGTCGTTTCATGTTGTATCCTAATTCTCACCTTATTGAACAAGCGTAATGCCGAATCAAAAAGTCTTTATTTACTGTTTGGCGTCATCATGTGG includes these proteins:
- the nhaA gene encoding Na+/H+ antiporter NhaA, whose amino-acid sequence is MNSTQESFISRFFKLESASGIILMFAAVLALVCANTPLQSYYALFLDTPVEIRIGALEIAKPLLLWINDGLMAIFFFLVGLELKRELIEGELSDKRNIILPGVGAIGGMVAPAFIYIYFNTGDTAAMAGWAIPAATDIAFALGVLSLLGSRVPTAIKIFLTSLAIFDDIGAIIIIAVFYTAKISLTALVVVSCCILILTLLNKRNAESKSLYLLFGVIMWVAMLKSGVHATLAGVVLAMFIPLRSKTNGHYSPLKSMEHDLHSAVAFFVLPFFAFANAGISFAGVGAEQIFHSVPLGIALGLFIGKQVGIFGICWVAIKFKLTKLPAGMSWGSLYGTAALCGIGFTMSLFIGSLAFEETGVNLLFDERLGIILGSLASGIVGYLVLDISFVQQIVQLDRAKNARAS